A region from the Cellvibrio sp. PSBB006 genome encodes:
- a CDS encoding NAD(P)H-dependent oxidoreductase: MSKTVLLVYAHPEPTSLTRLFVAATEQTLTQQGHTLLQSDLYSMGWKAVFDEQDFPHRVNPERFAYVQESGHAYATDQQTEDVTAEQHKLLAADAVILQFPLWWFGMPAILKGWIDRVYAYGFAYGYKGEGNRYRYGDGILKGKRALLSVMVGGPETDYSPRGINGPLEELLFPITHGALFFPGMDVLRTHAVYGAGNLSKETVDRELTAWRHRLEQLFDESPIPFRRQNSGQYQQNMLAEHIAEGKTGLTIHIDD; the protein is encoded by the coding sequence ATGTCCAAAACCGTATTGCTTGTGTATGCACACCCGGAACCCACATCGCTAACCCGCCTGTTCGTTGCAGCGACGGAGCAAACGCTGACACAGCAAGGCCACACCCTATTGCAGTCGGATCTGTACAGTATGGGCTGGAAAGCCGTATTTGATGAACAGGACTTTCCCCATCGAGTAAACCCGGAGCGGTTTGCTTATGTGCAAGAGTCGGGGCACGCTTATGCCACTGATCAACAAACAGAAGATGTAACAGCGGAACAGCACAAGCTGCTCGCGGCCGACGCCGTGATATTGCAGTTTCCCCTGTGGTGGTTTGGTATGCCGGCCATTCTCAAGGGCTGGATAGACCGCGTGTACGCCTACGGATTCGCATATGGATACAAAGGCGAAGGTAACCGCTACCGTTATGGCGACGGCATCCTCAAAGGCAAACGCGCGCTACTGTCAGTTATGGTGGGCGGACCAGAAACAGATTACTCGCCTCGTGGCATTAATGGCCCGTTGGAAGAATTGTTGTTCCCCATTACTCACGGCGCATTATTTTTTCCTGGTATGGATGTATTACGGACACATGCCGTCTATGGCGCTGGCAACCTATCGAAGGAGACAGTGGATAGAGAATTGACCGCTTGGCGTCACCGCCTAGAACAACTTTTTGATGAATCACCTATTCCGTTTCGGCGTCAAAACAGTGGGCAGTACCAGCAAAATATGCTGGCCGAACATATCGCAGAAGGAAAAACGGGGTTGACTATTCATATTGATGATTAA
- a CDS encoding LysR family transcriptional regulator — MNTKRLDLNLLATLEALLEEQNVTRAAARLHLSQPAVSAQLNRLRDMFNDPLLIPTQRGMMPTAMALELLAPLRVALDQVRDTVATHQQFDPGFAKLTVTIACTDYLQTVIGRSLIQTLRAQAPGIRISIRNLEPRRLDTQMMHGEVDLALMTPDDAPPVLRTRHLYDEHYVLIGRKDHPQLRDSITLEEYVQLEHVVVSLNGGDFFTPVDQALKAMGYTRNLVLSVASFLFIPEIVAQSDLVALVPWRLVAGRGDLTIIKAPDVSTGFSVGMVWHERNHRHTAHCWIREQVIDVLAD, encoded by the coding sequence ATGAATACCAAGCGACTTGATCTCAATTTACTCGCAACGCTGGAGGCTCTGCTTGAGGAGCAGAATGTCACCAGGGCTGCTGCGCGCCTGCATCTGAGTCAGCCGGCTGTTAGTGCTCAGCTGAACCGTTTGCGGGATATGTTCAATGATCCGTTATTGATTCCAACCCAGCGGGGAATGATGCCGACCGCTATGGCTCTGGAGCTGCTCGCCCCGTTGCGCGTTGCACTGGATCAGGTGCGCGATACCGTGGCAACGCATCAGCAATTTGATCCAGGGTTTGCGAAGCTGACCGTGACGATTGCGTGCACTGATTATCTTCAAACCGTCATTGGTCGGTCGCTTATCCAGACGTTGAGAGCGCAGGCGCCGGGTATCAGAATTAGCATACGTAACCTGGAGCCGCGTCGACTGGATACGCAAATGATGCACGGCGAGGTGGATCTTGCGTTGATGACGCCGGACGATGCTCCCCCGGTCCTCCGTACCAGACATCTTTACGACGAACACTATGTGCTGATTGGCCGAAAGGATCACCCGCAACTGCGTGACAGCATCACGCTTGAAGAATATGTACAACTCGAACATGTGGTGGTATCGCTCAACGGCGGCGATTTTTTCACGCCGGTAGATCAAGCTCTCAAAGCAATGGGCTACACGCGCAACCTGGTGTTATCCGTTGCTTCATTCTTATTTATCCCGGAAATTGTTGCGCAATCAGATTTGGTGGCACTGGTGCCCTGGCGGCTGGTAGCGGGGCGAGGTGATCTCACAATAATTAAAGCGCCCGACGTTTCTACAGGATTTTCGGTGGGTATGGTGTGGCATGAGCGTAATCACAGGCACACTGCGCACTGCTGGATTCGTGAGCAAGTAATCGATGTGTTAGCAGATTAA
- a CDS encoding protocatechuate dioxygenase, translated as MKENNVDCSSASQNITSVDFARRKTLSALGTLGLLTGVVSCGGSGGNNAAASSAGNSLSSSTSSSTSSSSATGSCVLIPSETQGPYPLTAILSNSAIFRADLTEGKTGVPLTLKLRLVNINSDCSPFTYASIYVWHCDKDGVYSGYAQPGVNTVGETFCRGVQDVNENGEVVFTTIYPGWYTGRITHIHFQIFLYNDTSTSASVTSQLAFPEDITRDVYNSDLYSEHGQNTSVSSFAADNVFSDGVTYQIASVTGSVSEGYVATLDVGIAV; from the coding sequence ATGAAAGAAAATAACGTTGATTGCTCTTCTGCATCACAAAATATCACTTCCGTTGACTTCGCCCGACGTAAGACCTTGAGTGCGCTAGGCACTTTGGGCTTACTCACCGGTGTGGTTAGTTGTGGCGGCAGCGGAGGCAATAACGCGGCAGCATCATCTGCCGGTAATTCTTTGTCATCCAGCACCAGCAGCTCGACATCAAGTTCCAGTGCGACAGGTAGCTGCGTGTTGATTCCCTCCGAAACTCAAGGCCCCTACCCCTTGACGGCGATATTAAGCAACTCTGCCATTTTTCGCGCGGACCTTACCGAAGGTAAAACCGGCGTGCCGCTCACGTTAAAACTGCGTCTGGTCAATATCAACAGTGATTGTTCACCGTTTACCTATGCATCAATTTATGTGTGGCATTGCGATAAAGACGGTGTCTATTCGGGTTATGCCCAGCCCGGTGTAAATACAGTTGGTGAAACATTTTGTCGCGGTGTTCAGGATGTGAACGAGAATGGCGAGGTGGTATTCACTACCATCTATCCCGGCTGGTATACCGGCCGCATCACCCACATTCATTTCCAGATTTTTCTTTACAACGATACCTCAACCAGCGCATCGGTCACCTCGCAATTGGCTTTTCCAGAAGACATCACACGCGACGTTTATAACTCAGATCTTTATAGCGAGCATGGGCAAAACACATCGGTGAGTAGCTTTGCCGCTGACAATGTATTCAGCGATGGCGTGACTTATCAAATAGCAAGTGTTACTGGCTCTGTTAGTGAAGGTTATGTTGCAACGCTTGATGTTGGTATTGCCGTTTGA